One genomic window of Acetoanaerobium noterae includes the following:
- a CDS encoding transporter substrate-binding domain-containing protein codes for MVDIRRIFIRLFTLIFIFINILFSYSSYALSSSIPFTNEELNFLKAHENETFLLGLDPYSGMDYFEFRGQKAGFLLDVIKLIERETKINIEIASEKSWGEAVSGLSTRDIDILFGANPTLLRRQYMEFTRPMIQYPYAVFAKKGSAVQTIGDLDNKKVAFIDGDINLQPFLDIYNNIHPKIRIFPDQKAALEALSAGAVDGFVVSGGVIIHDFIYNYSDLNYIAEVNTLTSDMTFSTLKENAILAGILDKIIEKYLDTEINEAIENSEVLFNRKILRLTESELYWLDKNETVTVGVADDYLPFDYYSNGEYQGVAGSVFNELSHLIGLNVNVMHGSFSDIYSKALNREIDVVNMAKTPDRLNHFYFPQPFSYERDEIYGKRENMHVQDVYGLEGKKVAVIDGFWHEEYLLKNLREVEIIKTKSVEESISKVDKGEADYFIENPTVADFYIQGLGYTSIIKKGSTSSDSFLYFGISKNKPELYSIIDKTISLISYEELKHRGLSNVPVPEPIKYKRLTLVIAMLTATMFIIALFTFRILKSLANEKAKTLLLSERTKLLYTDSLTGLKNRTCFKDMETEFNCMGFPQLIIMADMNNLKKTNDLYGHHMGDLLIKKCSKILEQVFDNALIFRMGGDEFLILYAGNIDTQIEDKIDLVNEIASNTSISDGTSTIKGLSIAMGASSRQSIDDDFNEKMIEADNNMYIHKKFIKSLAKS; via the coding sequence GTGGTTGATATAAGACGGATATTCATAAGACTATTTACTCTTATTTTTATTTTTATAAATATACTTTTTTCTTATTCAAGCTATGCCTTAAGCTCTAGCATACCCTTTACAAACGAAGAACTAAATTTTTTAAAAGCTCATGAAAATGAGACTTTTCTTTTAGGCTTAGATCCATATTCTGGTATGGATTATTTCGAATTTAGAGGACAAAAGGCTGGTTTTTTACTAGACGTTATTAAGCTAATAGAAAGAGAAACAAAGATAAATATTGAAATCGCTTCGGAAAAATCTTGGGGTGAAGCTGTAAGCGGCCTTTCTACTAGAGATATCGATATATTGTTTGGTGCAAATCCCACCTTGCTCAGAAGGCAGTATATGGAGTTTACTCGTCCTATGATTCAGTACCCTTATGCAGTTTTTGCGAAAAAAGGCAGTGCAGTTCAAACTATAGGAGATTTAGACAATAAAAAGGTTGCTTTTATAGATGGAGATATAAACCTTCAGCCTTTTCTAGATATTTATAATAATATTCATCCTAAGATAAGAATATTTCCAGACCAAAAAGCTGCTCTAGAAGCACTCTCTGCAGGGGCCGTAGATGGATTTGTAGTTTCAGGTGGAGTAATTATACATGATTTTATATATAATTACAGTGATTTAAATTATATAGCTGAAGTAAATACCTTGACTTCAGACATGACTTTTTCAACTCTCAAAGAAAACGCTATCTTAGCAGGTATATTGGATAAAATAATTGAAAAATATTTAGATACAGAAATTAATGAAGCTATAGAAAATTCTGAGGTATTATTTAATAGAAAAATATTAAGGCTAACAGAATCCGAGTTATATTGGCTAGATAAAAACGAAACCGTTACTGTGGGAGTTGCTGATGATTATCTGCCTTTTGATTATTATTCAAACGGAGAATACCAAGGCGTTGCTGGAAGTGTTTTTAACGAGCTTTCTCATTTAATTGGATTAAATGTAAATGTAATGCACGGTAGCTTCTCAGATATTTATAGTAAAGCTCTAAATAGAGAAATCGATGTTGTGAACATGGCTAAAACTCCCGATAGGCTAAACCATTTTTATTTCCCACAGCCTTTTAGCTATGAGCGAGATGAAATCTATGGAAAAAGAGAAAACATGCATGTACAAGACGTATATGGTCTAGAGGGCAAGAAAGTTGCTGTTATAGATGGATTCTGGCATGAGGAATACCTTTTAAAGAATTTAAGAGAAGTGGAAATAATAAAAACTAAAAGTGTGGAAGAATCTATTTCCAAAGTCGATAAGGGTGAAGCAGATTATTTTATAGAGAATCCTACTGTAGCTGACTTTTATATTCAGGGGCTAGGGTATACGAGCATCATAAAAAAAGGAAGTACCTCCTCTGATTCATTTTTATATTTTGGTATAAGCAAAAATAAACCTGAGCTTTACTCTATAATAGACAAAACAATCTCGCTTATATCCTATGAAGAATTGAAGCATCGCGGACTTTCAAATGTGCCTGTCCCAGAGCCTATAAAGTACAAGAGGCTTACTCTTGTGATAGCCATGCTTACTGCGACCATGTTTATAATTGCTCTATTTACATTTAGAATATTGAAATCTTTAGCTAATGAAAAAGCAAAAACCTTGCTTTTATCGGAGCGTACTAAGCTTTTATACACTGATTCCTTGACAGGTCTAAAAAACAGAACCTGCTTTAAGGATATGGAAACTGAGTTCAACTGTATGGGTTTTCCTCAGCTTATAATAATGGCTGATATGAATAATCTTAAAAAAACAAATGATTTATATGGGCACCACATGGGAGATTTGCTAATTAAAAAATGCAGTAAGATTTTGGAGCAGGTGTTTGATAATGCTCTGATATTTAGAATGGGTGGAGATGAATTTTTAATTTTGTATGCTGGTAATATAGACACTCAAATAGAAGATAAAATTGATTTGGTAAACGAGATTGCTTCTAATACTTCTATTTCAGATGGTACCTCTACAATAAAAGGGCTTAGCATAGCAATGGGAGCATCTAGCAGACAATCTATAGACGATGATTTTAACGAAAAAATGATAGAGGCTGACAATAACATGTACATTCATAAAAAATTCATAAAAAGCCTTGCTAAATCATAG
- the glmM gene encoding phosphoglucosamine mutase, which translates to MRKYFGTDGVRGIANKELTAELAYNLGRAGAFVLQKHSEHGSDRVKVVIGSDTRISKDILSMALSAGFMSMGADVIDAKVLPTPAVAYLTKHYRADIGAVISASHNPMEYNGIKFFNSKGFKLADEIELEIEKYLDDMSLLNEYPTHENIGKRMKVTNPEQAYIEFLKSCVSTDFKGMKVVLDTANGAAYKIAPEVFTQLGAEVVCIGCEPTGTNINANCGSTHTKNLEAMVVEHKADLGLAYDGDADRLIAIDEMGQIIDGDKIMLICANDMKAKNQLKKDTLVVTVMSNMGLHVAAKALGIKLAVTGVGDRYVLEEMVKEGYSLGGEQSGHMIFLDHITTGDGTLSSLLFAEIVKNSGKKASEISKIMEIYPQVLINAKVSNGNKHTYMENQEVADKIKLLEEKMDGQGRVLIRPSGTEPLVRVMLEGKDQNQIEVMARELADFIEIKLG; encoded by the coding sequence ATGAGAAAGTATTTTGGAACAGATGGAGTAAGAGGAATAGCCAACAAAGAACTTACAGCAGAACTAGCATATAATTTAGGAAGAGCAGGAGCTTTTGTGCTTCAAAAACATAGTGAGCATGGCTCAGATAGAGTAAAGGTAGTAATAGGAAGCGACACTCGTATATCAAAGGATATCTTGTCTATGGCACTGAGCGCAGGATTTATGAGCATGGGTGCAGATGTAATAGATGCAAAGGTACTGCCTACGCCAGCAGTTGCATATCTTACAAAGCACTACAGAGCTGATATAGGAGCTGTGATTTCAGCATCGCACAACCCTATGGAGTACAATGGAATTAAATTTTTTAACTCAAAAGGATTTAAGCTTGCTGATGAAATCGAGCTTGAAATTGAAAAATACTTAGATGATATGAGCCTACTAAATGAGTATCCTACTCATGAAAACATAGGAAAAAGAATGAAAGTAACTAATCCAGAGCAAGCGTATATCGAATTTCTTAAATCTTGTGTAAGCACAGATTTTAAGGGAATGAAGGTAGTGCTAGATACTGCAAATGGAGCTGCATATAAAATCGCACCTGAGGTATTTACTCAGCTCGGGGCTGAGGTAGTATGTATAGGCTGTGAGCCTACAGGAACAAATATAAATGCAAATTGCGGTTCAACTCATACAAAGAACCTTGAGGCCATGGTAGTAGAGCATAAAGCTGATTTAGGACTTGCCTATGACGGAGATGCAGATAGATTAATCGCAATAGATGAAATGGGACAAATCATAGACGGAGACAAAATAATGCTGATTTGTGCAAATGACATGAAAGCTAAAAATCAGCTTAAAAAAGACACTTTAGTAGTTACTGTAATGAGCAACATGGGACTTCATGTGGCGGCAAAAGCTTTAGGAATAAAGCTAGCAGTTACAGGAGTAGGCGATAGATATGTACTTGAAGAGATGGTGAAAGAGGGATACTCTTTAGGTGGAGAGCAGTCGGGACATATGATATTTTTAGATCATATAACAACTGGGGATGGGACACTTAGCTCGCTGTTATTTGCAGAAATAGTGAAAAACAGCGGCAAAAAAGCATCAGAGATTTCAAAAATAATGGAGATTTATCCGCAAGTGCTTATAAATGCAAAGGTAAGCAATGGAAACAAGCACACTTATATGGAAAACCAAGAGGTAGCAGATAAGATAAAACTGCTAGAAGAAAAAATGGATGGACAAGGAAGAGTCTTAATTAGACCATCTGGAACAGAGCCTTTAGTTAGAGTTATGCTAGAAGGCAAAGACCAAAATCAAATTGAAGTAATGGCAAGAGAGCTTGCAGATTTTATTGAAATCAAATTAGGGTAA
- the glmS gene encoding glutamine--fructose-6-phosphate transaminase (isomerizing) — protein sequence MCGIVGYVGKKNAQEVILQGLEKLEYRGYDSAGIAIVEDGVIKSEKFKGRLAVLSDFLEANPIKGSLGIGHTRWATHGAPSDENSHPHLNADNTIAVVHNGIIENYVSLKEDLIAKGYKFKSQTDTEVIVHLLDSLYEGNLLEAVNKLTSIIRGAYAIGVVCSKSPNEMVAVRNESPLIVGLGQDENFIASDIPALLKYTRDVCILENGETVHLTPEKVTIYSPDKKEVKRDKFTVDWDVESASKGGYDHFMLKEIHEQPTAIKDTLLRRLDENGKIKLDDIKLTKEDLEKISKVYIVACGTAYNAGLVGRYAIEKFAQIPVEPDIASEFRYREPFIDQNTLLIVISQSGETLDTLAAIREAKRKGARILSVTNVVGSSVARESDDVFYTWAGPEIAVASTKAYTTQMTALYMIALDLALTKGTITEEFYFDMIEKMKELPAKVEKILENYEDIKQVAKEIKDKHSAFYLGRGLDYQTAMEGALKLKEISYIHTEAFAAGELKHGTIALIEEGTPVIAIASQERLYEKMLSNIQEVKARGAYVIAIANENRKEIEAQADRVIYVPEVDDILAPVLTAVPTQLIAYYTSLIKGNDVDKPRNLAKSVTVE from the coding sequence ATGTGTGGAATTGTTGGATATGTAGGTAAGAAAAATGCGCAGGAGGTAATCCTGCAAGGCTTAGAAAAGCTAGAATACAGAGGTTATGACTCAGCAGGAATCGCAATAGTAGAAGATGGAGTTATAAAATCAGAAAAATTCAAAGGTAGACTAGCTGTACTAAGTGACTTCTTAGAGGCAAACCCTATCAAGGGAAGCTTAGGAATAGGGCATACTAGATGGGCGACTCATGGTGCGCCATCGGATGAAAACTCTCATCCTCATCTAAATGCAGACAATACTATAGCAGTAGTTCATAACGGAATAATTGAAAACTATGTGAGCTTAAAAGAAGACTTAATAGCTAAAGGCTATAAGTTCAAATCACAAACAGATACTGAGGTAATAGTTCATCTTTTAGATAGCCTATATGAAGGAAATCTTTTAGAGGCCGTAAACAAGCTTACTTCTATAATAAGAGGAGCCTATGCAATAGGCGTAGTTTGCTCAAAAAGTCCAAATGAAATGGTAGCTGTTCGTAATGAAAGCCCACTAATAGTAGGACTAGGACAGGATGAAAACTTCATTGCTTCAGATATACCAGCTCTATTAAAATATACAAGAGATGTATGCATCCTAGAAAATGGAGAGACAGTACACTTAACTCCTGAAAAAGTTACTATCTATTCTCCTGATAAAAAGGAAGTTAAAAGAGATAAATTTACTGTAGATTGGGATGTTGAATCAGCTTCAAAGGGTGGATATGACCACTTTATGCTTAAAGAAATTCACGAACAGCCTACAGCAATAAAAGATACACTTCTTAGAAGACTTGATGAAAACGGAAAAATAAAGCTAGATGATATCAAACTTACAAAAGAGGATTTAGAAAAAATAAGCAAGGTATATATAGTAGCTTGTGGAACTGCATACAATGCAGGACTTGTAGGTAGATACGCTATAGAAAAATTTGCGCAGATTCCAGTTGAGCCAGATATAGCATCAGAATTTAGATATAGAGAGCCATTTATTGATCAAAACACTCTACTAATCGTAATCAGCCAGTCTGGAGAAACTCTAGATACTCTAGCTGCTATAAGAGAAGCTAAGAGAAAAGGAGCTAGAATACTTTCTGTTACAAACGTTGTAGGCTCATCAGTTGCGAGAGAATCAGATGATGTATTCTATACTTGGGCTGGACCTGAGATTGCTGTTGCATCTACTAAAGCATACACAACTCAGATGACAGCTCTATACATGATAGCTCTAGATTTAGCTCTTACAAAAGGCACAATTACAGAAGAATTTTACTTTGATATGATAGAAAAAATGAAAGAGCTTCCAGCAAAGGTTGAAAAAATCCTTGAAAACTACGAAGATATCAAGCAAGTTGCAAAAGAAATCAAAGACAAGCACAGCGCTTTCTATCTAGGAAGAGGACTTGATTATCAAACAGCTATGGAAGGAGCTCTTAAGCTAAAAGAGATTTCATACATCCATACAGAAGCATTTGCAGCAGGAGAATTAAAGCATGGAACAATAGCTCTTATCGAAGAAGGCACTCCAGTAATCGCTATAGCTAGCCAAGAAAGACTATATGAAAAAATGCTTTCAAATATCCAAGAAGTAAAAGCTCGTGGAGCTTACGTAATAGCAATAGCTAATGAAAACAGAAAAGAAATCGAAGCTCAGGCTGATAGAGTAATCTATGTGCCAGAAGTAGATGATATACTAGCACCAGTTCTTACAGCAGTTCCAACTCAGCTGATTGCTTACTATACATCACTTATAAAAGGCAACGATGTAGATAAACCAAGAAACCTTGCAAAATCAGTAACGGTTGAGTAA
- a CDS encoding four helix bundle protein has product MSNQTTQIRDFTQLKVWHKAIELSDLIYGILGNFPKFEEYATKSQIIKSANSVSANIAEGNSQYSVKRELYHINIAIGSTMETKSWLLLCLRRNYITQEQLNQINLVLEEIIKMLHGYRKNLFMYIDNEEE; this is encoded by the coding sequence ATGAGTAATCAAACAACTCAAATTAGAGATTTTACCCAATTGAAGGTTTGGCATAAGGCCATTGAACTAAGCGATCTTATATATGGAATACTAGGAAACTTTCCCAAGTTTGAAGAATATGCAACCAAATCTCAAATCATTAAGTCTGCAAATTCTGTATCTGCCAATATAGCAGAGGGAAATAGCCAGTATTCTGTCAAGCGAGAATTATATCATATTAATATTGCTATCGGCTCCACAATGGAAACTAAAAGTTGGCTATTGCTATGTCTTAGACGGAACTATATTACACAAGAGCAACTCAATCAAATTAATCTAGTGCTAGAAGAAATAATAAAGATGCTTCATGGATATAGAAAAAATCTATTTATGTATATTGATAATGAAGAAGAATAG
- a CDS encoding CHC2 zinc finger domain-containing protein has product MNNFKPIICKDLHELIERKLNHDVNYLIGLYFDNDKENEIKRAINSKDLIEYYRLRNTSHENRYICPFHPNADNPTSFEFDDTKGAFRCHACGVHGTYIKFIVMMENFTDNPYAEAKILAANNFANMPLGFASISDFKNQIRQLVIERYNKTKSLLLNDYFDISLIGPMPTMSIKHLRSEPAKVTPSTHTKNTPPSVAEKKSKEFKLRTLDLEKVIRDINADDVINYGDFKYRIDLGIAKKSKLIKGFENNPTLNSRETLYEFMHKKYDISPQVADKYGLIAFKKENQSLLEYPDFFMINDRVLFPFTDHNTGITVGYQARIMDLDRKNTAKYLNISDFGDIVIKKVRPYRDLSRFGIGNFLFNLYQLRDKNIDRLFITEGVTDAIKLLSLDYDCISPGQPNLTDHQIYLINKYFGKKIELIIFYDNDTNN; this is encoded by the coding sequence ATGAATAATTTTAAACCCATAATATGTAAAGACCTACATGAACTTATAGAAAGAAAACTAAATCATGATGTTAACTACTTAATTGGTTTATATTTTGATAATGATAAAGAGAATGAAATAAAAAGAGCAATCAATTCAAAAGATTTAATTGAATATTATCGTTTAAGAAATACATCACATGAAAATCGCTATATTTGCCCTTTTCATCCAAATGCAGACAACCCAACTTCCTTTGAATTTGACGATACAAAGGGGGCTTTCAGGTGTCATGCATGTGGGGTACATGGAACTTATATTAAATTTATTGTCATGATGGAGAATTTTACAGATAACCCTTACGCAGAAGCAAAAATTTTAGCAGCCAATAATTTTGCTAATATGCCACTTGGATTTGCCTCAATTAGCGACTTTAAGAATCAAATAAGACAATTGGTAATTGAAAGGTATAATAAAACAAAAAGTTTACTTCTAAATGACTATTTTGATATATCCTTAATTGGTCCTATGCCTACTATGAGTATAAAACATTTAAGGTCAGAACCCGCTAAAGTAACTCCAAGCACACATACTAAAAATACTCCTCCTTCTGTAGCAGAGAAGAAGTCCAAAGAGTTTAAATTAAGAACACTGGATTTAGAAAAAGTAATAAGAGACATAAATGCAGATGATGTTATAAATTATGGAGATTTTAAGTATAGAATCGACTTAGGTATTGCTAAAAAGAGTAAACTTATAAAAGGATTCGAGAACAACCCTACCTTAAATTCTAGGGAAACGCTTTATGAATTTATGCATAAAAAGTATGATATTTCACCCCAAGTAGCAGATAAATATGGACTAATCGCTTTTAAAAAAGAGAATCAGTCACTTTTAGAGTATCCAGATTTCTTTATGATTAATGATCGAGTTCTTTTTCCTTTTACCGATCATAATACGGGTATAACGGTAGGCTACCAAGCAAGAATAATGGATTTAGATAGAAAAAATACTGCAAAGTACCTGAATATATCTGATTTCGGAGATATAGTTATAAAAAAAGTCCGCCCATATAGGGATCTTAGCCGATTTGGTATAGGTAATTTCTTATTTAATCTTTACCAATTAAGAGATAAGAATATCGATAGGCTTTTTATAACAGAAGGCGTTACAGATGCGATAAAGTTGCTGTCTTTAGACTATGATTGTATTTCTCCCGGCCAACCAAACTTAACAGATCATCAGATCTACTTAATCAACAAATATTTCGGTAAAAAAATCGAATTAATCATATTTTATGATAATGACACTAACAATTGA
- a CDS encoding restriction endonuclease subunit S, whose amino-acid sequence MKYSFVTNEFFDCDRLDPDYWIKQQYIRNLFKGKEVVRLKDIAVEVTDGTRTKREFIKTGGYRFIGPSNIIENYINIHNLKRISGQDLKEKDFVEKGDILLTSIGKSGRVVLVPEELDGCVYSSDLIKVKILDESIRVQVFNHLIGPMGQLQLDAIKMGVLNRISISDLKDLEIPKRNTTETTVNFNDSEKEREAKKLYNYLVSRFDEVVQYKSTEDVMQIRSYVSEKTLENERWDVEYYKFFMSKLYDLIYKTDNQVKWQRLKDMVEIKKANLPEIHPEQIVRYFFIKDIDSVTSIILKYREDKFGELSNRVRIQVEEGDILTSKAGSATGTENHTTTIVTKEFESMFTTDALLCIKPKLIDPFYLLFLLKQPVVLKQIEMKSTGTYIKLIQNKDFENIMIPRLTETIEYDISMGMKKFIALNKKYSL is encoded by the coding sequence ATGAAATATTCCTTTGTGACAAATGAGTTTTTTGATTGTGATAGGCTAGATCCAGATTATTGGATTAAACAGCAATATATTAGAAACCTATTTAAAGGTAAGGAAGTCGTTCGTTTAAAAGATATTGCTGTGGAAGTAACAGATGGAACAAGAACTAAAAGAGAGTTTATCAAAACTGGAGGATACAGGTTCATAGGCCCCTCGAATATCATTGAGAATTACATCAATATACATAATCTAAAGAGGATATCAGGACAGGATTTGAAAGAAAAAGATTTCGTAGAAAAAGGGGATATTCTTCTTACCAGTATAGGTAAATCAGGAAGAGTTGTACTTGTGCCAGAAGAGTTAGATGGATGTGTTTATTCTTCAGATCTAATAAAAGTAAAGATTCTTGATGAAAGTATTCGAGTACAAGTTTTTAATCATTTAATTGGTCCTATGGGGCAATTGCAATTAGACGCCATTAAAATGGGGGTCTTAAACAGAATATCAATTAGTGATTTAAAAGATCTTGAGATACCAAAAAGAAACACAACTGAAACTACAGTTAATTTTAACGATAGTGAGAAGGAGAGAGAGGCTAAAAAACTATATAATTATTTAGTTTCTAGGTTTGATGAAGTTGTGCAATATAAATCAACAGAAGATGTCATGCAAATTAGATCTTATGTTAGTGAAAAGACATTAGAAAATGAAAGATGGGATGTTGAGTATTACAAATTCTTTATGTCTAAACTATATGACTTGATTTATAAAACAGATAATCAAGTTAAATGGCAACGGTTAAAGGATATGGTGGAAATTAAAAAAGCAAATTTACCTGAAATTCACCCAGAGCAAATCGTTAGATACTTTTTTATAAAGGACATAGATTCAGTAACTTCGATAATTTTGAAATATCGTGAAGACAAGTTTGGAGAATTAAGCAATCGTGTCCGTATTCAGGTAGAAGAAGGGGATATATTGACATCTAAAGCCGGAAGTGCAACTGGTACAGAAAATCATACTACCACAATTGTGACTAAAGAATTTGAAAGTATGTTCACCACTGATGCATTGTTATGTATAAAGCCAAAATTAATAGATCCATTTTATCTTTTGTTTTTACTAAAGCAACCTGTTGTTTTAAAACAAATTGAAATGAAGTCAACGGGAACATATATCAAGTTGATACAGAATAAAGATTTCGAGAATATTATGATACCTAGATTAACTGAAACTATTGAATATGATATATCAATGGGTATGAAAAAATTTATTGCTCTTAATAAAAAATATTCCTTATAA